A region from the Tolypothrix sp. NIES-4075 genome encodes:
- a CDS encoding tyrosine-type recombinase/integrase, protein MSVALVNAEERKQLAHLAPIDAQVKLIDMWLYGKSKSTVDVYRRYITSFLAFAAKPIVAVTLEDLYDFAMHLEGLGLAPNTQTIHLSAVKSLLSFATKMGMIPFNIGAMMSLKSSRTSLNEKILSESEITRLIWSGEKNPRNRAILRLLYGAGLRVSELVALKWKDLAPRGDSGQVTVLGKGDRVRSILLPKSLWDELLQLKGDASELDPVFPSRNGKGKKHLDRKTINVIIKAAAIKAEITTKASPHFLRHSHASHSLERGANIGLVQSTLGHANVSTTSRYLHARPNDSSAMYLPL, encoded by the coding sequence ATGTCTGTAGCCTTAGTTAATGCAGAAGAAAGAAAACAACTTGCCCACCTCGCGCCAATTGATGCCCAGGTGAAATTGATTGATATGTGGCTCTACGGTAAGTCAAAATCAACAGTTGATGTTTACCGCCGCTACATTACTTCATTTCTCGCGTTTGCGGCGAAACCAATTGTCGCGGTGACGCTGGAGGATTTGTACGATTTCGCCATGCATTTAGAAGGTTTGGGGTTGGCTCCCAACACTCAAACAATTCATCTTTCCGCTGTCAAATCGCTGTTGTCGTTTGCCACAAAGATGGGGATGATTCCCTTCAATATTGGCGCGATGATGAGCCTTAAAAGCTCACGCACTAGTTTAAATGAAAAAATTCTCAGCGAGTCGGAAATTACCCGGCTGATTTGGAGTGGTGAAAAAAATCCACGCAATCGGGCTATTTTGCGGCTGCTGTACGGTGCAGGGCTGAGGGTGAGCGAACTGGTAGCCTTAAAATGGAAAGATTTAGCACCACGCGGCGACAGCGGTCAGGTGACTGTGTTAGGGAAAGGCGATCGCGTTCGTTCTATTTTATTACCTAAATCCCTCTGGGATGAATTGCTACAACTTAAAGGTGACGCTTCAGAACTTGACCCGGTGTTCCCCAGCCGAAATGGTAAAGGGAAAAAGCATTTAGATCGCAAAACTATCAATGTAATTATTAAAGCTGCGGCTATAAAAGCTGAAATCACTACAAAAGCTTCTCCGCATTTTCTACGGCACAGCCATGCCTCGCACAGTTTAGAGCGCGGTGCAAATATTGGTTTGGTACAATCAACGCTGGGTCACGCGAATGTTTCTACAACTTCCCGCTATCTCCACGCCAGACCTAACGACAGTAGTGCGATGTATCTGCCGTTGTAG